Proteins from a single region of Rhodovibrio salinarum DSM 9154:
- a CDS encoding aspartate aminotransferase family protein: MPFTWNRAFKRKPKVITGAKDMHYTSDDGRQILDGTAGLWCVNAGHGRKKIVEAVQQQVARLDYAPAFQLSHPLAFQLANRLIGMAPGDGAFDHVFFANSGSEAVDSALKIALAYHRARGEGQRTRLIGRERGYHGVGFGGISVGGIVANRRKFGQLLAGVDHLPHTHLPEQNRFAKGQPEHGAHLADELERICTLHGPETIAAVIVEPLAGSTGVLVPPKGYLQRLREICDKYGILLIFDEVITGFGRLGTGFATDCFGVTPDLITVAKGITNGTVPMGAVFCRKGIYDTFMAEAEQAGGTIELFHGYTYSAHPLACAAGLATLEVYKEEGLFEHAAELAPKWQEAVHSLADHPHVIDVRNLGLVAGIELEPRTRAPGARGYEVFTNAWEDGLLTRITGDILALSPPLIVTEQQIDQMVEMTRKALDATP, from the coding sequence ATGCCGTTCACCTGGAACCGCGCCTTCAAGCGCAAGCCCAAGGTGATCACCGGCGCCAAGGACATGCACTACACCAGCGACGACGGCCGCCAGATCCTCGACGGCACCGCCGGTCTGTGGTGCGTCAACGCCGGCCATGGCCGGAAGAAGATCGTCGAGGCGGTGCAGCAGCAGGTCGCCCGGCTGGACTACGCACCGGCCTTCCAGCTCAGCCACCCGCTGGCCTTCCAGCTCGCCAACCGGCTGATTGGCATGGCCCCGGGCGACGGCGCATTCGACCATGTGTTCTTCGCCAATTCCGGCTCCGAGGCAGTCGACAGCGCGCTGAAGATCGCGCTTGCCTACCACCGCGCCCGCGGCGAAGGGCAGCGCACCCGTCTGATCGGCCGGGAGCGCGGCTACCACGGGGTCGGTTTCGGCGGCATCTCGGTCGGCGGCATCGTCGCCAACCGGCGCAAGTTCGGCCAGTTACTCGCCGGCGTCGACCACCTGCCGCACACCCATCTGCCGGAGCAGAACCGCTTCGCCAAGGGTCAGCCGGAGCACGGCGCGCACCTGGCGGACGAGCTGGAGCGGATCTGCACCCTGCACGGGCCCGAGACGATCGCCGCGGTGATCGTCGAACCGCTGGCGGGCTCGACCGGCGTGCTGGTACCGCCCAAGGGCTACCTGCAGCGCCTGCGCGAGATCTGCGACAAGTACGGCATCCTCCTGATCTTCGACGAGGTGATCACCGGCTTCGGGCGGCTCGGCACCGGCTTCGCCACGGACTGCTTCGGCGTGACCCCCGATCTGATCACGGTCGCCAAGGGAATCACCAACGGCACCGTACCAATGGGGGCTGTGTTCTGTCGTAAGGGTATCTACGACACCTTCATGGCCGAGGCGGAGCAAGCCGGCGGCACGATTGAGCTGTTCCACGGCTATACCTATTCGGCGCATCCGCTGGCCTGCGCCGCTGGGCTCGCCACCCTGGAGGTGTACAAGGAGGAAGGGCTGTTCGAGCACGCCGCCGAACTGGCGCCCAAATGGCAGGAGGCGGTGCACAGCCTGGCCGATCACCCGCACGTGATCGACGTGCGCAACCTGGGCCTGGTGGCCGGCATCGAGCTGGAGCCGCGCACGCGCGCGCCTGGCGCGCGCGGCTACGAGGTGTTCACCAACGCCTGGGAAGACGGCCTGCTGACCCGCATCACCGGCGATATCCTGGCGCTTTCCCCGCCGCTGATTGTGACCGAGCAACAGATCGACCAGATGGTCGAGATGACGCGCAAAGCGCTCGACGCCACACCCTGA
- the ald gene encoding alanine dehydrogenase translates to MLIGVPSEVKVHEYRVGLVPAGVRELIHHGHEVIVQSDAGAGIGMFDADYQEAGARVVGDASEVFAKADMIVKVKEPQASEYKQLSKDQVLFTYLHLAPDAEQTQGLVDSGCTAIAYETVTDQLGRLPLLAPMSEVAGRMSAQVAAHGLEKNQGGKGVLMGGVPGVLPANVVVLGCGVSGMNAARMAMGMQAKVFAIDKSLDKLNEVDLYFGRELDTLYSTVDHIEKAVEAADVVIGCVLVPGAAAPKLVTHDMVRKMKPGSVMVDVAIDQGGCFETSKPTTHDEPTYVVDDVVHYCVTNMPGAVARTSTFALTNATMRFVLALADKGVKRALAEDPHLMNGLNVHQGQVTYKAVADNLGYDFVAPQQALGF, encoded by the coding sequence ATGCTGATCGGTGTTCCCAGCGAGGTGAAGGTTCATGAGTACCGGGTCGGCCTGGTGCCCGCGGGCGTGCGCGAACTGATCCACCACGGCCACGAGGTGATCGTCCAGAGCGACGCGGGAGCCGGGATCGGCATGTTCGACGCCGACTACCAGGAAGCTGGCGCCCGGGTCGTCGGCGACGCCAGCGAGGTGTTCGCCAAGGCCGACATGATCGTCAAGGTGAAGGAGCCGCAGGCCAGCGAATACAAGCAGCTGTCGAAGGACCAGGTGCTGTTCACCTACCTGCACCTCGCCCCGGACGCCGAGCAGACCCAGGGCCTAGTCGACAGCGGCTGCACCGCGATCGCCTACGAAACGGTCACTGACCAACTCGGCCGCCTGCCGTTGCTGGCCCCGATGAGCGAGGTCGCCGGGCGGATGAGCGCGCAGGTCGCCGCGCACGGCCTGGAAAAGAACCAGGGCGGCAAGGGCGTGCTGATGGGCGGCGTCCCGGGGGTGCTGCCGGCGAACGTCGTGGTGCTCGGCTGCGGCGTGTCCGGCATGAACGCCGCGCGCATGGCGATGGGCATGCAGGCCAAGGTGTTCGCGATCGACAAGTCGCTCGACAAGCTGAACGAGGTCGACCTCTACTTCGGCCGGGAGCTGGACACGCTGTACTCCACCGTCGATCACATCGAGAAGGCGGTCGAGGCGGCCGACGTGGTGATCGGCTGCGTGCTGGTGCCTGGCGCCGCCGCGCCCAAACTCGTCACCCATGACATGGTGCGCAAAATGAAGCCCGGCTCGGTCATGGTCGATGTTGCGATCGACCAGGGCGGCTGCTTCGAGACGTCCAAGCCGACCACCCACGACGAACCGACCTATGTGGTCGACGACGTGGTGCATTACTGCGTCACCAATATGCCAGGGGCGGTGGCGCGGACCTCCACCTTCGCGCTCACCAACGCCACCATGCGCTTTGTCCTGGCCCTCGCGGACAAGGGCGTGAAACGTGCGCTGGCGGAGGACCCGCACCTGATGAACGGCCTGAACGTTCACCAGGGCCAGGTCACCTATAAGGCGGTCGCCGACAACCTCGGCTACGACTTCGTGGCACCGCAACAGGCCCTCGGGTTCTAA
- a CDS encoding GcrA family cell cycle regulator yields the protein MSWTDERIQELTRLWQAGHSASEIGKRLGVSKNSIVGKAHRLKLPSRPSPIKQQSAEVASSEATSQAAQPTPRRAQTTDRQGGSDTGRASNASAKASVAQTASAQTAGSKTSAPKSVSAGSQKSGAQTATAQTSTGQTTKAQPADSAKTAASNSDGQTAASGGRSAANARAFGTSAPSARPEEAGAAQPPQARAAERPVRPSTPAAAAQSSGEGRAAPGVKGAAPQTPRANEGTQSRQASRTLASEGRQRSTAAPTAQLGSQRARVEQRGSSSGCLWPIGDPGDADFHFCGAEPVPGKPYCQEHAARAYITRSRGERGEEAA from the coding sequence ATGAGTTGGACCGACGAACGTATCCAAGAACTGACCCGCCTGTGGCAGGCAGGGCACAGCGCCTCGGAAATCGGCAAGCGCCTTGGGGTGTCCAAGAACTCGATCGTCGGTAAGGCGCACCGTCTCAAGCTTCCTTCGCGGCCATCGCCGATCAAGCAGCAGTCCGCCGAGGTCGCGAGTTCGGAGGCGACGTCCCAAGCCGCCCAGCCGACCCCGCGACGCGCCCAAACGACCGACCGGCAAGGTGGCAGCGATACCGGACGCGCCTCGAACGCGAGCGCCAAGGCCTCGGTCGCCCAGACCGCAAGCGCCCAAACGGCCGGTTCCAAGACGTCCGCGCCCAAATCGGTGAGCGCCGGGTCGCAGAAATCAGGTGCGCAGACAGCAACTGCGCAGACCTCGACCGGACAGACGACCAAGGCACAGCCGGCTGATTCCGCCAAGACTGCTGCCTCGAACAGCGATGGTCAGACGGCAGCCTCTGGCGGCAGGTCGGCGGCCAACGCGCGCGCATTCGGCACGTCGGCGCCTAGCGCGCGGCCCGAGGAAGCTGGCGCCGCGCAACCGCCGCAGGCGCGCGCGGCCGAGCGCCCGGTCCGACCGTCCACGCCGGCGGCCGCGGCGCAGAGTTCGGGGGAAGGGCGTGCCGCTCCTGGCGTCAAGGGCGCAGCGCCGCAAACGCCACGTGCCAACGAAGGCACGCAGAGCCGGCAGGCCTCCAGGACCTTGGCCAGCGAGGGGCGGCAGCGCTCAACGGCCGCGCCAACGGCTCAGCTAGGCAGCCAGCGGGCGCGTGTCGAACAGCGTGGCAGTTCGAGTGGGTGCTTGTGGCCGATCGGCGATCCGGGCGATGCCGATTTCCATTTCTGCGGTGCGGAACCGGTCCCGGGCAAGCCGTACTGTCAGGAACATGCCGCGCGTGCCTACATCACCCGTTCACGTGGCGAGCGGGGCGAGGAGGCCGCCTAG
- a CDS encoding SAM hydrolase/SAM-dependent halogenase family protein: protein MILTVTDFGVAGPYLAQMHAAARVRAPDIPVLDLVADLPSFQPVRSGYLLSALAPEFPSGSVFCCVVDPGVGSDRGALIVHANRQWFVGPDNGLMAIAAQRDPQARVWTLDWRPERLSASFHGRDLFAPVAADLARGTQVSSTPIEPGRMIGADAPPDLAEVVYIDHYGNAMTGLRAATLPADAELLTGRQRVTRAHTFADVQPGTPLWYTNSSGLAEIAVNQGRADRVLDLEVGTPITVHATEAGDA from the coding sequence ATGATCCTGACAGTCACGGACTTTGGTGTAGCCGGCCCCTACCTCGCCCAAATGCATGCTGCCGCGCGCGTCCGCGCGCCCGACATTCCCGTTCTCGATCTAGTGGCGGACCTGCCATCGTTCCAGCCCGTGCGATCAGGATATCTGCTGAGCGCGCTTGCCCCGGAATTCCCGTCAGGCAGTGTATTCTGCTGCGTGGTCGACCCCGGTGTCGGATCGGATCGCGGCGCCCTGATCGTCCACGCCAACCGGCAATGGTTTGTCGGTCCAGATAACGGTCTGATGGCGATTGCCGCGCAGCGCGATCCGCAGGCCCGCGTGTGGACGCTGGACTGGCGCCCTGAGCGCCTGTCCGCCTCGTTCCACGGACGGGACCTGTTTGCCCCGGTCGCCGCCGACCTCGCCCGCGGCACGCAGGTGTCCAGCACCCCGATCGAGCCAGGCCGGATGATCGGCGCCGATGCGCCGCCCGACTTGGCAGAAGTGGTGTACATCGATCATTACGGCAACGCCATGACCGGATTGCGTGCTGCCACGCTGCCCGCCGATGCCGAGTTGCTCACGGGCCGCCAACGTGTGACGCGGGCCCATACCTTCGCCGACGTCCAGCCCGGAACGCCGCTGTGGTATACCAACAGTTCGGGCTTGGCCGAGATCGCCGTCAACCAGGGTCGCGCGGATCGTGTGCTCGACCTGGAGGTCGGCACACCAATCACGGTGCATGCGACTGAAGCCGGCGATGCTTGA
- a CDS encoding MarR family winged helix-turn-helix transcriptional regulator, which produces MTYFESESDLSITTCARDLEAVARLYMRAGFRDGLRPAQWQAMRFFANNPGESLTAFARHRHSTTGSASVVVSALVKRGYLARQSAHTSRNIGIQLTEAGQQALEQDPIKELVAALENLPTEQLSTFKQTLAQLHDDLSERIEDED; this is translated from the coding sequence ATGACTTACTTTGAGAGCGAGTCCGACCTGTCTATAACAACCTGCGCGCGTGATCTCGAAGCGGTGGCTCGGCTCTACATGCGAGCTGGCTTTCGCGATGGACTGCGCCCGGCGCAATGGCAAGCGATGCGCTTTTTCGCCAACAACCCAGGCGAGAGTCTGACCGCATTTGCCCGGCACCGGCACTCCACGACCGGATCTGCCTCAGTGGTCGTATCGGCCCTGGTCAAGCGCGGCTACCTCGCCCGCCAGAGCGCGCATACCAGCCGCAACATCGGTATCCAGCTCACCGAGGCGGGCCAACAGGCTCTTGAACAGGACCCGATCAAGGAACTGGTGGCCGCTCTCGAAAACCTGCCGACCGAACAACTGTCCACTTTCAAGCAGACCCTTGCACAGCTGCATGACGACCTGTCGGAACGGATCGAGGACGAGGATTAG
- a CDS encoding DUF3565 domain-containing protein, translating to MDTRNGIQQPIVGFHRDEEGHWVAELACGHGRHVRHKPPFQERPWTQSEAGRQKMLGVYLDCRKCLPPLQEDHSRNDG from the coding sequence ATGGACACGCGTAACGGAATCCAGCAGCCGATTGTCGGCTTTCACCGCGATGAAGAAGGGCATTGGGTGGCTGAATTGGCGTGCGGCCACGGTCGACACGTCCGCCATAAGCCGCCATTTCAGGAGCGGCCCTGGACCCAAAGCGAGGCGGGGCGCCAGAAGATGTTGGGCGTCTACCTCGACTGCCGCAAATGCCTGCCACCGCTTCAAGAAGACCACAGCAGGAACGATGGATAG